TTACTATACAGTGAAAAGACCACATTTAAAAGCCGTTATGCTGGGACTCGGGGCTAACTTAAAACCAGGGTTACACCATCCACGTATGCAGTTTAATCATGATTGTATAGTAGATGGGGTAGAAATATTGAAGCAAACTGTGTTGAAAGTTTTAAAGTAATATTCGTTTAAAGCCTGATAAAAATCAGGCTTTTTTCTGTGGTGTATAATAATAAGTATCATTTCTTAATAGGAGAAAACGAATGAACGAACAATATTACGATGCTGTATTACATATAAAAACAGTTGGTGAGCAGAAGGGATTTAATAAATCTTTGCATTACCATCGCTATGAACCGACGCCATATAGTGGGTTAGAGGAATTGTTAAACCAATATGAAATAAAAAATAGTGATCGAATTGTAGACTTTGGGTGCGGAAAAGGACGATTAAACTTTTACATGCATCATAAGTGCGGTGCATCAGCGGTTGGCATTGAAATGAATGAAGAGTTTTATAAAGAAGCGATGGATAATCGTGAGCGCTATTCACGAAAAGTGAGAAACGGTAAAGATAAAATTCAATTTGAGTGTTGTTTAGCGCAAGAATATGAGATTGATCCGCGTGATAACCGATTTTATTTCTTTAATCCGTTTTCAGTACAAGTGTTTATGAACGTAGTGAATAACATTTTGCTTTCGGTAGAGGAAACAGAGAGGGAAGTGGATATTATTTTATACTATCCATCTGAAGATTATATCTTTTTCTTAGAGAATCAAACTGCTTTTGAGCTGAAGAAGGAAGTTAGATTGCCGGGTGCTTATGAGAGGAATGGGAATGAGAGGTTTTTAGTTTATAAATTAGGATTATAAAGAAAGCAGGTGCCTTGGGCACCTGCTTTTTAAAACTCACGTCTATTATTAGTTACGGATTAAGTAATCAAATGCACCTAAAGCTGCGTTTGCACCTGAACCCATAGAGATGATGATTTGTTTGTACGGATTATTTGTACAGTCACCTGCAGCAAACACTCCTGATACGTTTGTAGCACCGTGCTTGTCTGTTACGATTTCACCGCGAACGCGTTCAACGGTATCGCCTAACCAATCTGTGTTTGGCACAAGACCGATTTGAACGAATACACCTTGTAATTCAACGTGGTGAACTTCTTCAGTTTCACGATCGATGTAAGAAATACCGTCTACTTTGTCAGTACCAGTAATTTCTTTCGTTTGAACGTTTTTCAGAACAGTTACGTTAGGTAAGCTGTTAAGACGTTCTTGTAATACAGCATCAGCTTTTAATTCTGGCATGAACTCAAGAACAGTTACGTGCTTAACGATACCCGCTAAGTCGATAGCTGCTTCAATACCAGAGTTACCACCGCCGATAACTGCTACATCTTTTCCAGTGAATAATGGACCGTCACAGTGTGGGCAGTATGCTACACCTTTGTTTTTGAACTCAGCTTCACCTGGTACGCCAACGTTGCGCCAGCGAGCACCTGTTGAAACGATTACGCTCTTACTTTTCAGAACAGCGCCGTTTTCAAGTTCCACTTCAATAAGTTCTTTTTTCTCTAAACGTTTTGCACGTTGTAGATTCATTACATCGATGTCGTACTCTTTTACGTGTTCTTCAAGGCTTGCTACTAGCTTAGGACCTTCAGTGCGTTTTACGCTGATGAAGTTCTCAATACCCATAGTATCCATTACTTGACCACCGAAGCGTTCAGCAACGATACCAGTACGGATGCCTTTACGTGCTGCATAAATTGCTGCACTTGCACCAGCAGGGCCGCCACCAACAACAAGAACATCGTATGGATCTTTATCAGAAAGCTCTGATGCATCTGGACCGTTACCCATTTTAGCTAAAATTTCTTCAAGTGTCATACGACCGCTTCCGAAAGATTCGCCATTTAGGTAAACAGTTGGTACTGCCATGATGTCTTTGCTTTCTACTTCCTCTTTGAATGCAGCGCCATCAATCATAG
The DNA window shown above is from Bacillus clarus and carries:
- a CDS encoding SAM-dependent methyltransferase, translated to MNEQYYDAVLHIKTVGEQKGFNKSLHYHRYEPTPYSGLEELLNQYEIKNSDRIVDFGCGKGRLNFYMHHKCGASAVGIEMNEEFYKEAMDNRERYSRKVRNGKDKIQFECCLAQEYEIDPRDNRFYFFNPFSVQVFMNVVNNILLSVEETEREVDIILYYPSEDYIFFLENQTAFELKKEVRLPGAYERNGNERFLVYKLGL
- the ahpF gene encoding alkyl hydroperoxide reductase subunit F — translated: MILDADIKAQLSQYLQLMENDILLKVSAGDDNVSKDMLALVDELATMSSKISVEKAELERTPSFSVNRPSETTGVTFAGIPLGHEFTSLVLALLQVSGRAPKVEQKVIDQIKNIQGEYHFESYISLSCHNCPDVVQALNIMSVLNSGITHTMIDGAAFKEEVESKDIMAVPTVYLNGESFGSGRMTLEEILAKMGNGPDASELSDKDPYDVLVVGGGPAGASAAIYAARKGIRTGIVAERFGGQVMDTMGIENFISVKRTEGPKLVASLEEHVKEYDIDVMNLQRAKRLEKKELIEVELENGAVLKSKSVIVSTGARWRNVGVPGEAEFKNKGVAYCPHCDGPLFTGKDVAVIGGGNSGIEAAIDLAGIVKHVTVLEFMPELKADAVLQERLNSLPNVTVLKNVQTKEITGTDKVDGISYIDRETEEVHHVELQGVFVQIGLVPNTDWLGDTVERVRGEIVTDKHGATNVSGVFAAGDCTNNPYKQIIISMGSGANAALGAFDYLIRN